The following nucleotide sequence is from Moorena sp. SIOASIH.
TTTTTCAGGACATCGTAGGCTTCAGCAATCAGTTGCATGTCGCCATACTCAATGCCATTGTGTGCCATTTTCACGTAGTGACCAGCACCACCGGGACCAATGTAGGTAACACAGGGACCATCATCAACCTGAGCTGCAATTTTGACCAAAATTGGTTCTAAATCCTGGTATGCTGATGAAGTACCACCAGGCATTAAACTCGGACCATTGAGCGCTCCTTCTTCACCACCACTGACGCCCATGCCAACAAATCCCAATCCTGTGGCTTCTAAATCCTTGGTCCGCCGCTCGGTCTCTTCGTAGAGAGAATTGCCACCATCAATGATCATATCTCCTGGCTCTAGGAGAGGTTTGAGTTGCTCAATAACTGCATCAACTGGCTTCCCTGCTTTCACCATCACTAGGATTTTGCGGGGTCGCTCTAGAGCTTGAACAAAATCTTCCAAGGAATAAGCAGCTTTCACATCCTTGCCCTGAGCACGCTCAGCCATAAATTTCTCGGTTTTGGCAGCAGTCCGGTTGTATACTGCGATTGGGAAACCACGACTTTCTACATTAAGCGCGAGGTTTTCCCCCATTACAGCCAAACCAATTACCCCAAAGGTCCGTTGTGTCATAAAAATCTCCGCCAGTTTTGCTGTAGTAGTTGTCTAGGGTGGATTCACTCCCAGGTTAGCCCGATATTTTCGGTTCTTTCCTAAAGAAGAGATTAAGAGTTTTGGTAGTAATACCATTAAGAAATGCTACATTCAGATATGCGGAAATTCCTGATTGATACCGATACGGCTTCCGATGATGCCGTTGCACTCCTGATGGCACATCGTTGGCCAGATGTCCAGGTTGAAGCTATCACTATAGTGAGTGGAAATGTACCTGTGGAACAGGGAGCAAAAAACGCCCTGTATACCCTCCAGATGTGTGGCGCATCCACCCCTGTCTACCTTGGCTGCCCTACACCGATGCTCCGCCCATGCCACTATGCTCACTGGTTCCATGGTGAAGATGGTATGGGGAACATGCACTACCCTGATCCCCAGGCTAAACCCCAGCTAGCTCATGGTGTGGATGTCATCATCGATACTATCAAGACCAATCCCAGGGAGATCACCTTAGTTACTCTAGCACCACTGACTAATATTGCGATCGCATTACTCCGTGCCCCAGAAATAGCCTACCTAGTAAAGCGTTGCGTAATCATGGGTGGAGCCGCTAATGTGGTGGGCAACGTTACTCCAGCTGCGGAATATAACATTTGGGTAGATCCAGATGCCGCTAAAATTGTCTTTCACAGTGGCATGCCCATGGAAATGGTCGGTTGGGAATTAAGCCGTGGTGAAGCAGCATTGCTCCCCGATCAGATCGCACAAATCAAAAACTTAGGCACAGAATTATCACGTTTTGCTGTAGACTGCAATACTAGCGCCTTAGAAGCCAGTGTTAAGATTCAAGATTCCCCTGGCTTAACCCTTGCTGATCCTGTAGCGATGGCAGTGGCTCTCGACCCAGCCATCGTAACCAGGCAAGGTAAATACTATGTCGAGGTAGAAACAGTAAGCGAACTCACCCGTGGTCAAACTGTAGTGGATGAGCTAGGAGTACTTAACCAAACACCAAACATGACCGTAATTTGGTCCATCGACGCACCCCGATGGAAAGAAAATTTATATCGTTGCTTGGGATAATTTTTAATTAAATCTGTTGCAAGAGTCATCAATTTTGCGAAAGAAAAGAATGAAGAATTAAGAATGAAGAATTAAGAATGAAGAATTAAGAATGATTAGATATCATATTTTAAGTAAAAAATTGCGATCAATCAAATAATAATCTGTAAAAGTCTGGCAATAAAGGATGATAAATATTAGGTATTTAAAAAAAACTTTTATCAAATCACATTTGTTTGTTTGAATTAAGCAAAAATATCTTTAAAGATACCAAGTTAAATAAAAAATACTTTATCCAAAGTTCCCGATTCCATTACCCTATTAATAAGGCTATGGGGGATTCCAATTCTAAGTTATCAATTTTAAATTCTAAATTCTAAGTTATCAATTTTAAATTCTAAATTCTAAATTCTAAATTCTAAATTCTAAATTCCCTGTTTCCTGTTTCCTTATGTCCCGTGCCAAAGCTCTAAAATACTACATAATAATCCGTCTTCTCCTAGCGCCCCTGATGCTATGGACTATTACCACCCTAGTGTTTCTTCTGCTCAGAGCTACCCCAGGAGATCCCGTGGATGCTGTGTTAGGGAATCGTGCTCCAGATAGGGTTAAAGAAGAATACCGACAACAATTAGGATTAGCCGACCCGTTGTGGTTGCAGTATATTCGCTACTTAGGATCCTTGCTACGTTTAGACCTAGGTACCTCAATCACCAGCCAAGGTCAAAAAGTCTGGGAGATTATTCAACAACATTTCCCCGCCACTGTAGAACTATCAGTATGCGGCATGGCCATAGCATTCTTAGTTGGTATAGGAGTTGGGACTTTAGCGGCATCCCGCAGCGGAACAGTTTGGGATGTGGGGGGGAGATTATTTGGCATCATTACTTACTCCATCCCTCTGTTTTGGATGGGGATGGTGGTGCAGTTAATTTTCTCTGTTCAGCTGGGTTGGTTTCCCATCGGTACTCGCTATCCCATTACCCTACCAACACCAGAAGGGTTTACTGGTCTTTATACAATAGATAGTCTCTTCAGTGGTAATTTAGTTCAGTTTTTCACTGCTATCTATTATTTAGCGTTACCCAGTATTACCTTAGGGCTGCTGTTGAGTGGCATCTTTGAACGGATTGTGCGGGTAAACTTGAAGCAAACTCTCAAGGCTGATTATGTAGAAGCGGCTAGAGCTAGAGGTATTCACGAAAGGCGCATTGTTTTTGCCCATGCTCTGAAAAATGCCATGATTCCTGTGATTACAGTGCTAGGGTTGACCTTAGCTGCTTTATTAGGTGGAGCAGTGTTAACAGAGGTGACGTTCTCTTGGCCAGGGTTAGGGAATCGGTTGTATGAGGCAATTTCTGGGCGGGATTACCCGACGGTGCAAGGGATTATGGTATTTTTTGCCACTATTGTGGTAATCGCAAGTATTGCCATTGATATTGTTAATGCTTTGATTGACCCCCGTATTCGGTACTAATAGCAATTATTTAACGTAGGACTACAGATGGAGATGGGCAGATGGGGAGATGGGGACATAGGGAGATTGGTGGAAGAGAAAGTTGTAAGTTTGAGCGCAACTCGATATTAGCAGGTGATCCGTAGCAGATCAGGAGTACTGAAAGCCGAAACTATACTGGATAGAGTGAGTGTGGTGAAGGTTAAGTGAGTGATTAAGTGATAGATAATTTGTATATGAGGCAACATTTTGCTTCATGATGAGTAAAGAAGCACGTAAGGAGTACTCCGAAAATGCTGGCATACCTCTTGGCGTTGGTTATTGCTCTTGGTAGCTTAGTCT
It contains:
- a CDS encoding ABC transporter permease; its protein translation is MSRAKALKYYIIIRLLLAPLMLWTITTLVFLLLRATPGDPVDAVLGNRAPDRVKEEYRQQLGLADPLWLQYIRYLGSLLRLDLGTSITSQGQKVWEIIQQHFPATVELSVCGMAIAFLVGIGVGTLAASRSGTVWDVGGRLFGIITYSIPLFWMGMVVQLIFSVQLGWFPIGTRYPITLPTPEGFTGLYTIDSLFSGNLVQFFTAIYYLALPSITLGLLLSGIFERIVRVNLKQTLKADYVEAARARGIHERRIVFAHALKNAMIPVITVLGLTLAALLGGAVLTEVTFSWPGLGNRLYEAISGRDYPTVQGIMVFFATIVVIASIAIDIVNALIDPRIRY
- a CDS encoding nucleoside hydrolase encodes the protein MLHSDMRKFLIDTDTASDDAVALLMAHRWPDVQVEAITIVSGNVPVEQGAKNALYTLQMCGASTPVYLGCPTPMLRPCHYAHWFHGEDGMGNMHYPDPQAKPQLAHGVDVIIDTIKTNPREITLVTLAPLTNIAIALLRAPEIAYLVKRCVIMGGAANVVGNVTPAAEYNIWVDPDAAKIVFHSGMPMEMVGWELSRGEAALLPDQIAQIKNLGTELSRFAVDCNTSALEASVKIQDSPGLTLADPVAMAVALDPAIVTRQGKYYVEVETVSELTRGQTVVDELGVLNQTPNMTVIWSIDAPRWKENLYRCLG